From the Montipora capricornis isolate CH-2021 chromosome 2, ASM3666992v2, whole genome shotgun sequence genome, one window contains:
- the LOC138037810 gene encoding beta-1,3-galactosyl-O-glycosyl-glycoprotein beta-1,6-N-acetylglucosaminyltransferase 3-like isoform X2, translating to MALSRVKSLLLLCLVVGVATFVIVLRSGGETQLRGLLLKRDARAGKKGPPRTRLNVDDRLISNKWKVHKWFYSPEEKESKWERCKRLISGEEKLNESLIPLNDSDILEMYSPHQDCSSVLQARFGHPPVTEEESHLPIAFSFLIYKNARLFERILQAIYMPHNVYCIHIDKKSPAVFHEAIQATIRCLPNVFISANSTKVFWGHFSIVQAQLYCMQELLQSPVKWKYYINLVGQDFPLYVNSEIVRALQGLKNHNNIESPRLSKSYENRTKFVHVKNQYGYTYITNEPKGPPPQNITIRKGSTFIIATRDFIDFVIHSQKAKDFVTFLKDTFVPDETLYASLQQYPGAPGGILGRQPRWIPRALSWQSFRDDDICHGIWIRSVCWITFEDLQWALGDEKKDKLFVHKIPFDFSDDLMQCILVARQGRKYPSDVWNQETRRKANPKEKAQ from the exons ATGGCTTTGTCAAGGGTAAAGTCCTTGCTACTGTTATGTTTGGTCGTCGGTGTCGCCACATTTGTTATCGTCCTGCGCTCAGGGGGTGAGACACAACTTCGAGGTCTCTTGTTGAAAAGAGATGCACGGGCAGGGAAGAAGGGGCCACCAAGAACAAGACTAAATGTGGATGACCgtttaatttccaacaaatGGAAG GTGCACAAGTGGTTTTATTCGCCTGAAGAAAAG GAATCAAAATGGGAAAGATGCAAAAGGCTTATATCTGGCGAAGAAAAACTGAATGAGAGTTTAATCCCATTGAACGACTCAGACATCCTTGAAATGTACAGTCCACATCAGGATTGTAGCAGTGTATTACAGGCTCGATTTGGTCATCCCCCGGTGACAGAAGAAGAGAGCCATCTACCAattgctttttcctttttaatataCAAAAACGCGCGGCTTTTTGAAAGAATACTTCAGGCCATCTACATGCCACACAATGTTTATTGCATCCACATCGACAAGAAATCGCCAGCGGTCTTTCACGAAGCAATACAGGCCACGATACGCTGTCTTCCGAATGTTTTTATATCAGCAAACAGCACTAAAGTTTTTTGGggacatttttctattgtacaagCTCAGCTCTATTGCATGCAGGAGCTTTTACAGTCACCTGTTAAATGGAAATACTACATTAATTTAGTTGGACAGGATTTCCCACTTTACGTTAATAGTGAAATCGTAAGAGCATTACAAGGTCTAAAAAACCACAATAACATAGAAAGTCCACGTTTATCTAAGAGTTATGAGAATCGAACAAAGTTTGTTCACGTAAAAAACCAATACGGGTATACTTATATTACAAATGAGCCAAAGGGACCCCCACCACAAAATATAACAATTCGTAAAGGGTCAACGTTCATTATCGCAACTAGggatttcattgattttgtaATTCACAGCCAGAAAGCTAAAGATTTCGTTACATTCTTGAAAGATACTTTTGTGCCAGATGAAACACTTTACGCGTCTCTGCAGCAATATCCAGGGGCCCCAGGTGGAATCCTCGGCAGACAACCAAGATGGATACCACGCGCTTTGTCCTGGCAATCTTTTAGAGACGACGATATATGCCATGGAATATGGATACGATCAGTCTGTTGGATCACATTTGAAGATTTACAGTGGGCCCTAGGAGacgaaaagaaagacaaactgTTTGTTCATAAAATCCCCTTTGACTTCAGCGATGATCTGATGCAGTGCATACTTGTTGCAAGACAAGGAAGAAAATACCCTTCTGACGTATGGAATCAGGAGACAAGGCGGAAAGCCAACCCAAAGGAAAAGGCCCAATGA
- the LOC138037810 gene encoding beta-1,3-galactosyl-O-glycosyl-glycoprotein beta-1,6-N-acetylglucosaminyltransferase 3-like isoform X1, which produces MALSRVKSLLLLCLVVGVATFVIVLRSGGETQLRGLLLKRDARAGKKGPPRTRLNVDDRLISNKWKVKGRFNEMNEGITVFRNSPIQKATRVITTQSRKLPRMAEKAHEKSMLVGLLNTSKLKVHKWFYSPEEKESKWERCKRLISGEEKLNESLIPLNDSDILEMYSPHQDCSSVLQARFGHPPVTEEESHLPIAFSFLIYKNARLFERILQAIYMPHNVYCIHIDKKSPAVFHEAIQATIRCLPNVFISANSTKVFWGHFSIVQAQLYCMQELLQSPVKWKYYINLVGQDFPLYVNSEIVRALQGLKNHNNIESPRLSKSYENRTKFVHVKNQYGYTYITNEPKGPPPQNITIRKGSTFIIATRDFIDFVIHSQKAKDFVTFLKDTFVPDETLYASLQQYPGAPGGILGRQPRWIPRALSWQSFRDDDICHGIWIRSVCWITFEDLQWALGDEKKDKLFVHKIPFDFSDDLMQCILVARQGRKYPSDVWNQETRRKANPKEKAQ; this is translated from the exons ATGGCTTTGTCAAGGGTAAAGTCCTTGCTACTGTTATGTTTGGTCGTCGGTGTCGCCACATTTGTTATCGTCCTGCGCTCAGGGGGTGAGACACAACTTCGAGGTCTCTTGTTGAAAAGAGATGCACGGGCAGGGAAGAAGGGGCCACCAAGAACAAGACTAAATGTGGATGACCgtttaatttccaacaaatGGAAGGTAAAAGGTCGCTTTAATGAGATGAACGAAGGGATAACAGTCTTCCGGAACTCGCCGATACAAAAGGCAACACGTGTTATAACTACTCAAAGCAGAAAGCTGCCTAGAATGGCAGAAAAAGCACATGAAAAGTCGATGTTGGTTGGTTTGTTGAATACTTCGAAGCTAAAG GTGCACAAGTGGTTTTATTCGCCTGAAGAAAAG GAATCAAAATGGGAAAGATGCAAAAGGCTTATATCTGGCGAAGAAAAACTGAATGAGAGTTTAATCCCATTGAACGACTCAGACATCCTTGAAATGTACAGTCCACATCAGGATTGTAGCAGTGTATTACAGGCTCGATTTGGTCATCCCCCGGTGACAGAAGAAGAGAGCCATCTACCAattgctttttcctttttaatataCAAAAACGCGCGGCTTTTTGAAAGAATACTTCAGGCCATCTACATGCCACACAATGTTTATTGCATCCACATCGACAAGAAATCGCCAGCGGTCTTTCACGAAGCAATACAGGCCACGATACGCTGTCTTCCGAATGTTTTTATATCAGCAAACAGCACTAAAGTTTTTTGGggacatttttctattgtacaagCTCAGCTCTATTGCATGCAGGAGCTTTTACAGTCACCTGTTAAATGGAAATACTACATTAATTTAGTTGGACAGGATTTCCCACTTTACGTTAATAGTGAAATCGTAAGAGCATTACAAGGTCTAAAAAACCACAATAACATAGAAAGTCCACGTTTATCTAAGAGTTATGAGAATCGAACAAAGTTTGTTCACGTAAAAAACCAATACGGGTATACTTATATTACAAATGAGCCAAAGGGACCCCCACCACAAAATATAACAATTCGTAAAGGGTCAACGTTCATTATCGCAACTAGggatttcattgattttgtaATTCACAGCCAGAAAGCTAAAGATTTCGTTACATTCTTGAAAGATACTTTTGTGCCAGATGAAACACTTTACGCGTCTCTGCAGCAATATCCAGGGGCCCCAGGTGGAATCCTCGGCAGACAACCAAGATGGATACCACGCGCTTTGTCCTGGCAATCTTTTAGAGACGACGATATATGCCATGGAATATGGATACGATCAGTCTGTTGGATCACATTTGAAGATTTACAGTGGGCCCTAGGAGacgaaaagaaagacaaactgTTTGTTCATAAAATCCCCTTTGACTTCAGCGATGATCTGATGCAGTGCATACTTGTTGCAAGACAAGGAAGAAAATACCCTTCTGACGTATGGAATCAGGAGACAAGGCGGAAAGCCAACCCAAAGGAAAAGGCCCAATGA